A single genomic interval of Chloracidobacterium validum harbors:
- a CDS encoding ATP-binding protein, with product MSANVPKRVELEIPIAHDKELEATKIAEQLAAELEFGPDCVAEIKLALVEGIINAFEHSGSAIQKVFVEFTIHDEELEVIVQDFGQGFDAANKPNVRPLQKRGYGRMLMESLMDEVNYFTSPQGTRLVMKKRRPPKCA from the coding sequence ATGAGTGCCAACGTCCCAAAGCGCGTCGAACTCGAAATCCCAATTGCTCACGACAAAGAGCTTGAGGCGACCAAAATCGCGGAGCAACTGGCGGCAGAGCTGGAGTTTGGCCCGGACTGCGTGGCTGAGATCAAGTTGGCGCTCGTCGAAGGGATCATCAACGCTTTTGAGCACAGCGGTAGCGCGATCCAGAAGGTGTTCGTTGAGTTTACCATCCATGACGAAGAACTTGAAGTTATTGTCCAGGACTTTGGTCAAGGCTTCGATGCGGCCAACAAACCCAACGTGCGGCCGCTTCAGAAGCGTGGTTACGGACGAATGCTTATGGAAAGCCTCATGGATGAAGTCAACTACTTCACCAGCCCGCAAGGGACACGGCTGGTGATGAAAAAACGCCGCCCCCCGAAGTGCGCCTGA
- a CDS encoding STAS domain-containing protein codes for MSDVFKVTSRQAGKFIVIAVEGYINNLAGEKILDEFNRRAAEGYRHFVLNLEKTQLVNSIGVSILIEMIEKTQELSGSVAFCCLLPIIAKTFKIMGLTQYARVYETEAEALAG; via the coding sequence ATGAGCGATGTATTCAAAGTGACAAGCCGCCAGGCTGGAAAATTTATCGTGATCGCGGTTGAAGGCTACATCAACAATCTAGCTGGCGAGAAAATTCTGGACGAGTTCAACCGACGGGCCGCCGAGGGGTATCGGCACTTCGTCCTCAACCTCGAAAAAACGCAACTCGTCAACAGTATCGGCGTTTCGATTCTGATTGAAATGATCGAGAAAACCCAGGAACTCAGCGGCTCGGTGGCGTTCTGCTGCCTGTTGCCGATCATTGCCAAAACATTCAAAATCATGGGGCTTACCCAGTACGCCCGAGTATATGAAACTGAAGCTGAGGCGCTCGCCGGCTGA
- a CDS encoding SpoIIE family protein phosphatase, whose translation MSLPSTATPPASMTVSEERIERLLYSLSALADIGEATTAGGSFETTARELLHLILGTLAASKGAILLYDAATEQLRPVVARGIDNPPAIALPSRTAEQLRLHLKPVDLLATNHLLAEQVTATPSAFTRLQSRLWMPLVVGSQLVGILSLSDKFGRSDYTSDDLQLLATMAQHASLALYNFQIIGEIREANFRLKRKVLEMQSLYDVGLAIGALHELDPMASEIIQRAVMLLDASEGVLFSLEKGGLRVAASFGLDADYPPKALLPLHQIQPREIHEVVIANQQGCRLNLREQGGSKNYAILPLVVSGQIVGVLMVCDKQSRDGYASFTEEDEQFLSALATQAAIAIENARLHQEAIEKERIEKELEVAAAIQQRILPDASPTLDVVEVIGVNLSCRQVGGDYYDYIRFDEPKLGIVIADVSGKGTPAALLVSTLQASFRALVESHDLAETVTRLNRVIYKASPSYNYITFFYGVLDLETRLFRSINAGHNDPLLYRPRTGEWVRFASGGFCLGMFDWGTYEVQETQLEPGDLLFLYTDGVTESTNERDEEFGEDRARALLAAAAHLPVDQISARLSAAIQDFVGNAPQHDDLTYVLARVK comes from the coding sequence ATGTCGCTACCCTCCACGGCAACGCCCCCTGCATCCATGACCGTTAGCGAAGAGCGCATCGAACGTTTGCTGTACAGTCTGTCCGCCCTGGCCGACATTGGCGAAGCTACAACCGCCGGGGGGAGCTTTGAAACGACGGCACGGGAGCTGCTCCATTTGATTCTTGGAACGCTCGCCGCATCGAAGGGAGCGATTCTGCTTTACGATGCTGCCACAGAACAACTCCGGCCAGTCGTAGCACGCGGCATTGATAATCCACCCGCAATCGCCCTGCCATCCCGGACGGCCGAGCAACTGCGGCTTCATCTAAAGCCGGTGGACCTGTTGGCAACAAATCACCTCCTGGCGGAACAAGTCACCGCTACTCCGTCGGCGTTTACCCGGTTGCAGTCACGTCTGTGGATGCCACTCGTCGTGGGGAGTCAGTTGGTTGGCATTCTAAGCCTGAGCGATAAGTTTGGGCGCAGCGACTATACGTCGGATGACCTGCAACTCCTGGCCACCATGGCGCAGCATGCGTCTCTCGCCCTCTATAATTTTCAAATCATCGGCGAGATTCGGGAAGCCAATTTTCGACTCAAGCGAAAAGTCCTCGAAATGCAATCGCTCTACGATGTCGGGCTGGCGATTGGAGCTTTGCATGAGCTAGACCCGATGGCCAGCGAGATTATCCAACGGGCGGTAATGCTGCTCGATGCGAGTGAAGGCGTCCTGTTTTCGCTCGAAAAGGGAGGACTGCGGGTTGCGGCTTCGTTCGGACTGGATGCCGACTACCCCCCCAAAGCCCTGCTCCCGCTCCATCAAATTCAGCCACGTGAAATTCACGAGGTCGTCATTGCCAACCAACAGGGCTGCCGTCTCAACCTGCGGGAACAGGGCGGGTCTAAAAATTACGCCATTCTTCCGTTGGTGGTGAGCGGGCAGATCGTTGGCGTTCTCATGGTTTGCGATAAGCAGAGCCGGGACGGTTACGCCTCCTTCACCGAAGAGGATGAGCAGTTCTTGTCGGCCCTCGCCACCCAGGCGGCCATTGCTATCGAAAACGCCCGGTTACACCAGGAAGCCATCGAAAAAGAACGCATCGAGAAAGAGTTGGAGGTTGCCGCGGCAATCCAGCAACGGATTTTACCCGATGCCTCGCCCACGCTCGACGTTGTCGAAGTCATTGGGGTGAACCTTTCCTGCCGCCAGGTGGGCGGTGACTACTACGACTACATCCGTTTCGACGAACCAAAGCTGGGGATCGTGATTGCGGATGTATCCGGCAAAGGAACGCCCGCGGCCCTTCTCGTTTCCACGCTCCAGGCAAGCTTTCGCGCGCTCGTTGAAAGCCATGATTTGGCTGAAACTGTCACACGCCTGAATCGGGTTATCTACAAGGCGTCGCCGTCATACAACTACATCACCTTCTTCTACGGCGTCCTGGACCTCGAAACGCGGTTATTTCGGTCAATCAACGCCGGGCATAACGATCCACTCCTGTACCGTCCACGCACGGGCGAGTGGGTACGCTTTGCCAGCGGCGGTTTTTGCCTGGGCATGTTTGACTGGGGAACCTACGAGGTTCAGGAAACCCAACTCGAACCAGGTGATTTACTGTTTCTTTACACCGATGGCGTCACCGAATCCACCAATGAACGAGATGAGGAATTTGGCGAGGACCGCGCGCGCGCACTGCTTGCCGCAGCAGCCCACTTACCGGTGGATCAAATTTCAGCTCGCTTGTCAGCCGCCATTCAGGATTTCGTTGGGAACGCCCCCCAGCATGACGACTTGACCTACGTACTTGCACGGGTGAAATGA